The following DNA comes from Lepeophtheirus salmonis chromosome 11, UVic_Lsal_1.4, whole genome shotgun sequence.
CTTGGGTAGTAAAAAACCAGTCGGGATAGTAGAGAGTGACCTGTATCTAGCTCGTTATACCGCATATACACAAGCCATTTTGGGTTCAAATCATAAGTATTATTACCTTGTGTCAACGTCTCAACCGTTGAATAGAGAGTGAGAACAAATATAATGGGTGATTTTTGAAGacacatttcataatatttcacTTCCTTTGTAGTTTGCAAATGTTGCTTTTTCTAAGGGCGGAACATAATTATCCGTTCCAGAATCAACAAAGCTATTTAACATATTCCGTAAACGCTTTGTATTCTCCTTTCTGATTGGGCAAAACAGTATTGTGTAGGGGTTGTTTCCCTTCGAATCTAAGCCAATAATATATCCGTATGTATACATAGCACATtgttagtttatattttgtgtaattcTGGGGTAGTTAATTTTTCATAGGGccagcaaaataaataaattaactagcCCTTTTGGCTAATGCCTAATTTTAAGGAACGTTGAGCCCTGCctagttataatattaatattactaataaaaGCATAAAAACACATCACAAGTACAACatcgatacaaaaaaaaaatatacatataaaaaatggcGTTTTATTAAAGCGGTCAATCCATATTTAGCATCGTTTTTGATATGTAATTCTGTAAAATGTATACTATTTTATCCCCAAGGAAATGGATTTTCTCTTATATCGTTGACTTTGATATTAGAACTTTTGATATTTATCCTCTTAACTagcaaaataatactaatagtaCATAATTAAGATGATTTTGATGTGACCAGGACGGGTGCATgggtttggaatttttttgaaaaaaaatctacaattttttttttcttaatttcaaaaataaattgttattcataaaaaacttaattttttgtaaaaaaataaatttctaaaatccatagcttcttacagaaaattaatttttctggaaaaaaatttaaaaaatgaaattacgaatattaaattttttggaacaaaaactccaaaataaattgttattcataaaaaatttaatttttgtaaaaaataaatttctaaaatccataggaaaaaattttaaaaaaattaattttaaaaatccataattactcagaaaaatttaatttttggaaaaaaattcaaaactgaaattactaatatttaattttttggaaaaaaaaatcaaaaatccactgcttcttacaaaaattaaatttttgcgagaaaattcaaaaattaaattttgcaaaaaaattcaaaaattaaatttcaattttttcttctgcTGCATAAGTTGCCTGAATAAGGATATAATTTCtcgtaaaatgcaaaaattccttaatttggggggggctacagcccaccCCTTGCGAACGCCCCTAATGAGTACACTGGCAATAATTAGAATTGCCAActattataaactatattaagttaaatttttatatgtaacacATCCTTTGGGATTTAAACAGTAATCATTATTTAAGGACGAAAAAAATCCATCTGAAAAAACATTAgttgatttagttttttttttaatttagaaaagttGCTTGAATAATATGTATGATGTGTCAACTGTCAagcaatttgttttatttaatatactcgaatattaatattatatacagacAATATATGACCCTCTTCATTCAAATTCCGGTTTTCATCGTGTTCTCATCCTTAACGCAACACTATTAATTTTGTGAAGTACAGTCTACGCTCTACATTTCCTTAAGATTGTATTAAAATTGAGaactccttattttttaaaatgaaaaggatatattttggaataatttccTCACTATTGTTTGTTCAAATTGGGTAGTCCAAATCTATTcagttattattaatgtatgCTATTCATTATTTCTGTTTAGGCAAATAAGCGGTGAAAGAATTTATCAAACGTATACTCATGCTACAAAAATGATCGATAGTATAGAAACTTATATAGATCATAATATCAGACCACATTATGGTAAGTTCAAAACGTTTCTAAGAAGCCtattgtatgttttatattattaaaatttagacCAAAAAGAGGACGTTGAAGTTTTATTCGATATCAAAAGTCTCTATATTAATGAAACTTCACAAGTAAGTTACTTCTTTATTATAAGAGGTTTGTCAATGCCCTTAATAGACAATGACCCTAGACTTGTCTCTTCTTGAAACTTGGGTGGATCCAAGGATTGCGAATCTTGGAATGAATACAACACTCATTCTAGACAGGTTAATTCATGTTTGGAATCCTAACCCACATTTTATTAATGGTCGTGTGCTTCCCAAAAAAATCCCTCGAATAAGTATGAGGATTCAACCTGATGGAAGAGTTAGAAAGAACAGCAGGTACTTAAGGATTACGTCGTATAATTTGATATCTAAATGTTACCATTCTTTTAATTgctcaaaaattaaactctatattactattttttaatagatatctTCTTGAATGTCATTGTAATATGGATTGGACTTATTTCCCAATGGATCAACAAAAGTGTAGCGTTGTGATACAAGGCTGTAAGGATTATTTACTCTCCCCTTATTTTTTCACGAATTCACGAGTTCAATATACCTTTAGCAACATTGGAGccagaaaatatacattactaCACGAATCAAAAGAATCTATCTATTGGAAGAACATTAATGATCGAATTTGGAGTAATTCATACATCCATCAAATCAATTGATAATCCATATACAACTGGTAAGTTACATGAGAGATATATAATATGTCGAATCTAAAATTGCTACACTTTAGATCCATCTACCCTCCTGGTTTTGCAATTTACACTTAATCGTATGCccaactattatataattaattattatttaccttcCATCATGATTGTGAGTTTTTCCTGGGTGTCCTTTTGGAGTTGCTCTGTCTCTAATAGTGTGGGATGCATTCTGTTTTCCTTCCTATCCTTTATCTTCGTAATGTTTAAAACGAACAAGGAAGCACTGTTTAATCACTATTTACGAGCCATTGATATCTTTAGCATCGTATCTCTTGGTTTAATTCTGTTGTCATTCTGGGGTAAGTTATCGATGACGTTTCTTTGGTAGTTTAAATGAGTTTAGGATATCTTTCTTTGCTTGCTATCCCTGGGTAgatatattcagaaaaaacGTGAATAAACGCAGAGACATTCTGAGAAGGCAAATGGACTGTGATAAAGTGTGGACAAAGCCTGTAAgttcctttttattaattttattctcaGTATTATTTCCAAACattacttattaaattaaaaaatacattactttATCCCTTTAGGAAACCCTTAAGAGATTCACTCTGGAATGTCGTACCGTATTTCCAACATTTTATATTggattcttaattatatattgggGTACACTTACCATAAACAGAAGTTTGTAGTTTTATTTATCAACATGGATCAATGGATCATATgtactattcataaaaaatgtcacTTTCTAAATACCGTAACGAATAAGGATATAATTTCGTTTGTATATAACCATCTattgtaattgtttttaaagtgaattataaagtacataatatattaattggttaaatatataattaacaagATTAAAGGTAAAAAGGCTTGGGAATAAAatcagaaatattttctttaggcatcaaaacatttgaattttctcGAGCGtgaacttttaatttatgatagTTGAGGGATGACCAGagtcgaaatttaattttacaaataccACAACTATAAGGGAGACGGCCCGTATGAAGAGTTCGATGCTCACTTAAATTTGATGGAGAACCGAAGCGTTTATCACAGTCATTACATCTATAAAGATCATATgggcataattatttatgattcgAAGGTTTCGATTTGAAATGACAACTCACTTGTATGGTTTATCTCCTGTATGAGTTCGATAATGCCTAGTTAAATCCTTACTCGCTCTGAATTTCTTATGGCACACATCGCaatcaaaatttttgatttccgaatgattttttttgtgatcctTTAGATAggatagtgatgaaaatttgaCACCACAGACAGAACAATCGAAAGGTTtatcctaaatatataattatttaacttgtTAAAAGCACATCAATCATTTTCAACAGAACAACCTTTAAATGAACGTTTCGTAAATGTGATCGCTTCGCTTTATCCGTTTTAAACAATCGATCACAGTAAttacattggatttttttatcagtatgcatgaatgatttttcttcttcttgagtTGGTAAAGTCATTGGTATATTATTCGCATCTTTGGATAAAATTtcagtattatttatttcaaaagagcCTGTATCCATAACCCCTTTAACGAATCTTGAGGTTTCTTTGTGAGAAGTAGGATTTataaactaaagaaaataaatttcaggaTAAGttgggtttgaaaaaaaaggatcttaccaattttttatttagattctGAACGCTCTGGGATGTCTTATGAGTACTATTTTGATGATCCAACAAGGTTGAAGAAGAGCTAAAGTTAATCCCACAGTCAGAGCAAATATGAGTAACAAATTCGTCTCCATGAATATTCTTTATATGTGATTTTAGTCTGTAAATAGAAGAATAACGCTTTCCAGGGCATTTTTCACACAAGAAAGGCCTTTCCTCATAGAGTAAATGTGTTTTTTCATGGATTTTGAGTTTGTAAGCCTGAGCAAATGTTTTGGGACATGAAGAACACTTAAAACTTAATTTGTTATCTTGTGGGTGAACTGTACTCATGTGTCTCCAAAAAGAtgtggaataaaattttttattacatatgagACATTCCTTGTCCTTTGCACCCTTATGCCTTTGTAAATGCTCCAGGAGAGAGGCTTTCCGAGTGaaatcttttttacaaatatcacAGGTGAAGTTCTTTTTAAGGATGTGTTGTTCGTTTGTGACTTCTAATTGATCCATCACTTTTTCCCTTGAGGACTGAAGACATagttaatgtaaaaattatattatggttaTCTTGAATTATATACTCACAATGGTTTTATCGGCACTGTCTTCCTCCGTATTCCCATAATGGTAATCACAAATATCACAAGTGTCAGACGTTCTCTCTGTCGGATCTCCTCTAGCCGCTATgtgttcattttgaaaatggagAATAAGTTCATCCAAAGATAAAAAATCGGTACAACAGATGCAACAGTAATATTCAGAGGGGATTTGTCTTTTCAAAGAAGCAGCATGGGTCCAAATCGAAAGTTCCGAGTTTTGCAATATCACAAAACTTAGTTTTAAGTTATTATAGGTCGTAGAAGAAGTCGATAAATTCAATTCCAATGTCCCAGG
Coding sequences within:
- the LOC121126442 gene encoding gamma-aminobutyric acid receptor subunit beta isoform X1 — encoded protein: MKRIYFGIISSLLFVQIGQISGERIYQTYTHATKMIDSIETYIDHNIRPHYDQKEDVEVLFDIKSLYINETSQTMTLDLSLLETWVDPRIANLGMNTTLILDRLIHVWNPNPHFINGRVLPKKIPRISMRIQPDGRVRKNSRYLLECHCNMDWTYFPMDQQKCSVVIQGSTLEPENIHYYTNQKNLSIGRTLMIEFGVIHTSIKSIDNPYTTDPSTLLVLQFTLNRMPNYYIINYYLPSIMIVSFSWVSFWSCSVSNSVGCILFSFLSFIFVMFKTNKEALFNHYLRAIDIFSIVSLGLILLSFWDIFRKNVNKRRDILRRQMDCDKVWTKPETLKRFTLECRTVFPTFYIGFLIIYWGTLTINRSL
- the LOC121126440 gene encoding zinc finger Y-chromosomal protein — its product is MALPENDRQINADLKLHFLNSPDKHSIIKLKMDSNSEYFSDFVCFSTELKPGTLELNLSTSSTTYNNLKLSFVILQNSELSIWTHAASLKRQIPSEYYCCICCTDFLSLDELILHFQNEHIAARGDPTERTSDTCDICDYHYGNTEEDSADKTISSREKVMDQLEVTNEQHILKKNFTCDICKKDFTRKASLLEHLQRHKGAKDKECLICNKKFYSTSFWRHMSTVHPQDNKLSFKCSSCPKTFAQAYKLKIHEKTHLLYEERPFLCEKCPGKRYSSIYRLKSHIKNIHGDEFVTHICSDCGINFSSSSTLLDHQNSTHKTSQSVQNLNKKLFINPTSHKETSRFVKGVMDTGSFEINNTEILSKDANNIPMTLPTQEEEKSFMHTDKKIQCNYCDRLFKTDKAKRSHLRNVHLKDKPFDCSVCGVKFSSLSYLKDHKKNHSEIKNFDCDVCHKKFRASKDLTRHYRTHTGDKPYKCNDCDKRFGSPSNLSEHRTLHTGRLPYSCGICKIKFRLWSSLNYHKLKVHARENSNVLMPKENISDFIPKPFYL
- the LOC121126442 gene encoding gamma-aminobutyric acid receptor subunit beta isoform X3, whose protein sequence is MKRIYFGIISSLLFVQIGQISGERIYQTYTHATKMIDSIETYIDHNIRPHYDQKEDVEVLFDIKSLYINETSQTMTLDLSLLETWVDPRIANLGMNTTLILDRLIHVWNPNPHFINGRVLPKKIPRISMRIQPDGRVRKNSRYLLECHCNMDWTYFPMDQQKCSVVIQGSTLEPENIHYYTNQKNLSIGRTLMIEFGVIHTSIKSIDNPYTTDPSTLLVLQFTLNRMPNYYIINYYLPSIMIVSFSWVSFWSCSVSNSVGCILFSFLSFIFVMFKTNKEALFNHYLRAIDIFSIVSLGLILLSFWGYLSLLAIPG
- the LOC121126442 gene encoding gamma-aminobutyric acid receptor subunit beta isoform X2; translation: MIDSIETYIDHNIRPHYDQKEDVEVLFDIKSLYINETSQTMTLDLSLLETWVDPRIANLGMNTTLILDRLIHVWNPNPHFINGRVLPKKIPRISMRIQPDGRVRKNSRYLLECHCNMDWTYFPMDQQKCSVVIQGSTLEPENIHYYTNQKNLSIGRTLMIEFGVIHTSIKSIDNPYTTDPSTLLVLQFTLNRMPNYYIINYYLPSIMIVSFSWVSFWSCSVSNSVGCILFSFLSFIFVMFKTNKEALFNHYLRAIDIFSIVSLGLILLSFWDIFRKNVNKRRDILRRQMDCDKVWTKPETLKRFTLECRTVFPTFYIGFLIIYWGTLTINRSL